A section of the Hyalangium minutum genome encodes:
- a CDS encoding glycosyltransferase family 4 protein: protein MSRPRPAAAASDVAWHLLTGEYPPQPGGVSDYTRLIARELARSGAEVHVWSPGDSGDSVEDGVTVHRAPGLFTPRGLVGLTRRLNRCRRPRRLLLQYVPHAFGLKAMNVPFCAWFAARHQDERWVFFHEVVYPWSPADPLRHQLLAGTTRVMLRLVAGAADRAFVSIPAWAEHLPVPLRRHAEWRPVPSNFPTAVAPEAVARVRAELGEGLLLGHFGTYGAATSGLLERALVPLLRADSRRRMLLLGRGSESWKRGLLQQHPELSRQLLSRDSLEPDALVAHLAACDLLVQPYGDGVSARRGTVMASLALGRPLITNTGHLTEPLWRGLGAVALVEGTDSSALAEATERLLARPEERTALGARAAEVYRERFSLERTLEALLSPSPTSGGPHA, encoded by the coding sequence CTGAGCCGTCCGCGCCCCGCCGCTGCTGCCTCGGACGTTGCCTGGCACCTGCTCACGGGCGAGTACCCCCCTCAGCCCGGCGGAGTCAGCGACTACACGCGGCTCATCGCCCGGGAACTGGCTCGCAGCGGCGCCGAGGTCCACGTCTGGTCCCCCGGTGACTCAGGCGATTCTGTCGAGGACGGCGTCACCGTGCACCGCGCTCCGGGCCTCTTCACCCCTCGGGGGCTGGTGGGGCTCACCCGCAGGTTGAATCGCTGCCGAAGGCCTCGGCGGCTGCTGCTCCAGTACGTGCCCCACGCGTTCGGCCTGAAGGCGATGAATGTGCCCTTCTGCGCCTGGTTCGCCGCTCGCCACCAGGACGAGCGCTGGGTCTTCTTCCACGAGGTGGTCTACCCGTGGAGCCCAGCGGATCCGCTGCGCCACCAGCTGCTCGCCGGCACCACGCGCGTCATGCTGCGGCTGGTCGCCGGAGCGGCGGACCGTGCGTTCGTCTCCATTCCCGCCTGGGCCGAGCACCTCCCGGTCCCACTCCGCCGCCACGCCGAGTGGCGCCCCGTGCCCAGCAACTTTCCCACGGCCGTGGCTCCCGAGGCGGTGGCTCGCGTCCGGGCCGAGCTCGGCGAGGGGCTCCTCCTGGGGCACTTCGGCACCTATGGCGCCGCCACTTCGGGGTTGCTGGAGCGTGCGCTCGTTCCCCTGCTGCGAGCGGACTCCCGCCGCCGGATGCTATTGCTGGGCCGGGGCAGTGAGTCCTGGAAGAGAGGCCTCCTCCAGCAGCACCCCGAGCTGTCCCGTCAGCTCCTCTCGCGTGATTCTCTCGAGCCCGACGCGTTGGTGGCACACCTCGCGGCGTGCGACCTGCTCGTGCAGCCTTATGGGGATGGCGTGAGCGCACGACGGGGCACCGTGATGGCGAGCCTCGCCCTGGGCCGTCCGCTCATCACCAACACCGGGCACCTCACCGAGCCACTGTGGCGCGGGCTGGGCGCGGTGGCCCTCGTGGAGGGCACAGATTCGTCCGCGCTGGCCGAGGCCACCGAGCGGCTCCTGGCCCGCCCCGAGGAACGCACGGCCCTCGGAGCCCGCGCGGCCGAGGTGTACCGCGAGCGCTTCTCCCTGGAGCGCACCTTGGAGGCCCTGCTGAGCCCCTCCCCCACGAGTGGAGGCCCGCACGCATGA
- a CDS encoding O-antigen ligase family protein, whose amino-acid sequence MRPQLQGPGVLRRRYTRSVPPRVGPGAGESRESPPLAPEPGPAARETVDGEAASWRRWAPSHLVPGFIALQIVCQLALLLESISAVRVVVRVLAFGLSLALLAFVPGQRLRHPAMPVLIASMAITALNMFHPQTSNVLAGTAQLGIQVAVLAPLFWVTRVRIDAVTFRRALALLFLFNAASAGMGVLQVYFPGSFQPALSTAIGSMGESYTSSLQFEAASGQRIFRPFGLTDVPGGAATGAFYSVLLGTGFLISARRGLVKVLSLGGIFVGVISLYLCQVRAMALMLGVCLLAIGAVLALRGRLLQLVKLVALVGGLAVVGLSWAVAVGGQSALTRWGSLFEQDAADVYYSNRGYFLEGTFTHFLPQFPLGAGLGRYGMANAYFGGARDPSRPPLWVEVQWTAWVFDGGAAVLVLYPLAVLLTAIWALRVALRRNDSEEFWLWGTLIFAYDVGAIALTFSYPFFMSQAGMEFWLLNAALFGAFFHATRQAPRSALHETVHPDRR is encoded by the coding sequence GTGCGACCGCAGCTTCAAGGGCCGGGAGTCCTGCGGCGGCGCTACACCCGGAGCGTGCCTCCTCGGGTGGGGCCAGGAGCCGGGGAGAGCCGCGAGAGCCCTCCTTTGGCTCCAGAGCCAGGGCCCGCTGCTCGGGAGACGGTGGACGGCGAGGCGGCATCCTGGCGCAGGTGGGCTCCCAGCCATCTGGTGCCCGGCTTCATCGCTCTGCAAATTGTCTGTCAGCTCGCGCTGCTGCTGGAGAGTATCTCCGCGGTGCGAGTGGTGGTGCGGGTGCTCGCGTTCGGCCTCAGTCTGGCGCTGCTGGCGTTCGTCCCGGGGCAGCGGCTGCGGCACCCGGCGATGCCCGTATTGATCGCCTCGATGGCGATCACCGCGCTGAACATGTTTCACCCGCAGACGAGCAACGTGCTGGCGGGGACGGCGCAGTTGGGCATCCAGGTGGCGGTGCTCGCGCCACTCTTCTGGGTGACGCGGGTGCGCATCGACGCGGTGACCTTTCGGCGAGCGCTGGCGTTGCTGTTCCTCTTCAACGCCGCGAGCGCGGGCATGGGCGTGCTCCAAGTGTATTTCCCGGGGAGCTTCCAGCCGGCCCTGTCCACGGCCATCGGGAGCATGGGAGAGAGCTACACCAGCAGCCTCCAGTTCGAGGCCGCCAGTGGCCAGCGCATCTTTCGGCCCTTCGGGCTCACGGACGTGCCCGGCGGCGCGGCCACGGGGGCCTTCTACTCGGTGCTGCTCGGCACCGGGTTCTTGATCAGTGCCCGGCGGGGGCTCGTCAAGGTCCTGAGCCTCGGAGGAATCTTCGTGGGCGTCATCAGCTTGTACCTCTGTCAGGTGCGAGCCATGGCGCTCATGTTGGGGGTGTGCCTGTTGGCCATCGGGGCGGTGCTCGCGCTCCGGGGCCGTCTGCTGCAGCTGGTGAAGCTGGTGGCCCTGGTGGGTGGGTTGGCCGTGGTGGGCTTGAGCTGGGCCGTCGCGGTGGGCGGGCAGTCCGCCCTGACGCGCTGGGGCAGCCTCTTCGAGCAGGATGCGGCGGACGTCTACTACAGCAACCGTGGCTACTTCCTGGAGGGTACGTTTACTCACTTCCTCCCGCAGTTCCCGCTGGGTGCAGGCCTGGGACGCTACGGCATGGCCAATGCCTACTTTGGCGGCGCCCGGGACCCCTCGCGTCCTCCGCTGTGGGTGGAGGTGCAGTGGACGGCGTGGGTGTTCGACGGAGGCGCGGCGGTGCTGGTGCTCTACCCGCTCGCGGTGCTCCTCACGGCGATCTGGGCGCTGCGGGTGGCGCTGCGCCGGAATGATTCCGAGGAGTTCTGGCTGTGGGGCACGCTCATCTTCGCGTATGACGTGGGCGCCATTGCCCTCACCTTCAGCTATCCCTTCTTCATGAGCCAGGCCGGCATGGAGTTCTGGCTGCTCAACGCCGCGCTCTTCGGCGCCTTCTTCCATGCGACCCGGCAGGCGCCTCGCTCCGCACTGCATGAGACCGTACACCCTGATCGCCGGTGA
- a CDS encoding glycosyltransferase family 4 protein, whose protein sequence is MRPYTLIAGDFVATGGMDRANLALAHYLARQGGPVRLVAHRVADELLAFSNVRFVQVPKPAGAYMLGEPILDAVGRLWALRTHAEGGQVLANGGNCSVPAANWVHYVHGAYASSGTGSLLRRIKGRISHRLYLRGERQALRRARVIIANSERTKADLVAATGAVPERVHVIYYGIDSERFRPRTAQERVEARAALEWPEGRRVALFVGALGDQRKGFDTVFPAWVQLCARGDWNVDLKVVGVGAQREHWEREARERGLGERIQFLGFRKDVPQLMAAADLLLAPTRYEAYGLGVHEALCTGLPALVSRTAGVAERYPSELKALLLDDPNDVGELVRRLEDWRTHEAEFAPHIAALAERLRSHTWDSMSAQIVELLEREHYR, encoded by the coding sequence ATGAGACCGTACACCCTGATCGCCGGTGACTTCGTCGCCACAGGAGGCATGGACCGCGCGAACCTGGCGCTGGCGCACTACCTCGCGCGCCAGGGCGGCCCTGTGCGGCTTGTGGCGCATCGGGTGGCGGACGAGCTGCTCGCCTTCTCCAACGTGCGCTTCGTGCAGGTGCCCAAGCCCGCGGGGGCGTACATGCTCGGCGAGCCCATCCTGGATGCAGTGGGACGGCTCTGGGCGCTGCGCACGCACGCCGAGGGTGGGCAGGTGCTGGCCAATGGTGGCAATTGCTCGGTGCCTGCGGCCAACTGGGTCCACTATGTTCATGGAGCGTATGCCTCCTCGGGTACCGGTTCCCTGCTCCGGCGCATCAAGGGCCGGATAAGCCACCGGCTGTACCTGCGCGGCGAGCGCCAGGCCCTGCGGCGCGCTCGCGTCATCATCGCGAACTCGGAGCGGACGAAGGCGGACCTCGTGGCGGCCACCGGGGCGGTTCCCGAGCGCGTCCACGTCATCTATTACGGCATCGATTCGGAGCGCTTCCGGCCGCGCACGGCTCAGGAGCGCGTGGAGGCTCGCGCGGCGCTGGAGTGGCCGGAGGGGCGGCGGGTGGCGCTGTTCGTGGGCGCGCTGGGAGACCAGCGCAAGGGTTTCGACACGGTCTTCCCGGCGTGGGTGCAGCTGTGCGCTCGCGGCGACTGGAACGTGGATCTAAAGGTGGTGGGCGTGGGAGCACAGCGCGAGCACTGGGAGCGCGAGGCCCGGGAGCGCGGGCTGGGCGAGCGCATCCAGTTCCTGGGCTTCCGCAAGGATGTTCCCCAGCTGATGGCCGCTGCGGATCTGCTGCTGGCGCCTACTCGCTATGAGGCCTACGGGCTCGGCGTCCACGAGGCGCTGTGCACGGGGCTTCCGGCCCTGGTGAGCCGGACGGCGGGAGTGGCCGAGCGCTACCCATCCGAGCTGAAGGCGCTGCTGCTCGATGATCCGAATGATGTCGGGGAGCTGGTGCGGCGGCTGGAGGACTGGAGGACTCACGAGGCGGAGTTCGCGCCGCACATCGCGGCATTGGCCGAGCGTCTGCGGTCGCACACGTGGGACTCCATGTCGGCTCAGATCGTGGAGTTGCTGGAGCGCGAGCACTACCGGTAG
- a CDS encoding acyltransferase family protein, with protein sequence MAPSAFMASSPAPALRRPPLDACTGLRFFAALGVVSYHFYCPPCEPNAPAFLGNLFRAGFTTVSLFFVLSGFILAYNYLDERGGFVGTTRDFYRARFARIYPIYLLALAVDLPLFLRLLSHAEPTAAPGEVAQICAATLTLTQAWLEGGRPVWNTMAWTLSAEAFFYALFPFLGVWLARQSSRRLLSVAVSAWVLGMAPFLAGELVSSLGAQGTGALTVRILTAWSELPSQLVPLLRLPEFVLGLCLGLLFCRRTRQGSQAWRTAGLITTIGAIAAVLILLPPTPSAIVQMGVLVPLFAVCIWLLACGVAWSGMGMGTRPLLRLGGASYALYLTHGSLMGFALALNTRTLTLPHNTVALLLAPAAVAASLVLFQFVEEPARHWLRKAPRRVARTGALG encoded by the coding sequence ATGGCGCCCTCCGCGTTCATGGCCTCCTCCCCCGCTCCCGCCCTTCGCCGTCCGCCGCTCGATGCGTGCACCGGCCTGCGCTTCTTCGCCGCCCTGGGCGTGGTCAGCTACCACTTCTACTGCCCGCCCTGTGAGCCCAACGCTCCGGCCTTCCTCGGCAACCTGTTCCGAGCGGGCTTCACCACGGTGAGCCTCTTCTTCGTCCTGTCCGGCTTCATCCTCGCCTACAACTACCTGGACGAGCGGGGCGGGTTCGTCGGGACGACGCGCGATTTCTACCGGGCCCGCTTCGCGCGCATCTACCCCATCTACCTGCTCGCGCTGGCGGTGGACCTCCCCCTCTTCCTGCGTCTGCTCTCCCACGCCGAGCCCACCGCGGCCCCCGGCGAGGTGGCCCAAATCTGCGCCGCCACGCTCACCCTCACCCAGGCCTGGCTCGAGGGCGGCCGCCCCGTCTGGAACACCATGGCGTGGACGCTCTCGGCCGAGGCGTTCTTCTACGCGCTGTTCCCCTTCCTGGGCGTCTGGCTCGCACGGCAGTCCTCGCGGCGGCTGCTCTCCGTGGCCGTAAGCGCCTGGGTGCTCGGCATGGCTCCCTTCCTCGCGGGTGAGCTGGTCTCGAGCCTCGGCGCGCAGGGCACCGGCGCGCTCACCGTGCGTATCCTCACGGCCTGGAGCGAACTGCCGAGCCAGCTCGTCCCGCTCCTGCGGCTGCCCGAGTTCGTCCTGGGCCTGTGCCTCGGACTGCTGTTCTGCCGCCGCACGCGTCAGGGCAGCCAGGCCTGGCGCACGGCGGGCCTGATCACCACCATCGGCGCCATCGCCGCCGTGCTCATCCTCCTGCCTCCCACGCCCTCGGCCATCGTCCAGATGGGGGTGCTCGTCCCCTTGTTCGCTGTCTGCATCTGGCTGCTCGCATGCGGCGTGGCCTGGAGTGGGATGGGGATGGGGACACGACCGCTCCTCCGGCTCGGCGGCGCCAGCTACGCGCTCTACCTCACTCACGGCTCGCTGATGGGCTTCGCGCTGGCCCTCAACACGCGCACCCTCACCCTTCCCCACAACACCGTCGCTTTGCTCCTCGCCCCCGCCGCCGTGGCCGCCTCGCTCGTCCTCTTCCAGTTCGTGGAAGAGCCCGCCCGCCACTGGTTACGCAAGGCTCCCAGGAGAGTTGCGAGAACCGGGGCACTCGGGTAA
- a CDS encoding glycosyltransferase family 4 protein encodes MRILFLNPVGVLGGAERALLDLLACLRRLEPTLSLHLLAGTEGPLLDEARALGVDARLLPLPEQLSALGDSGLRGQGARALWGLAKGLAPAPGLLTGYLRELRREVRALRPQLIHSNGIKTHLLSPATVGLPVPRVWHIHDFIGERPLVRQALRGLRPLATLAIANSRAVGMDAREVLGSVPVQVVYNGVDVERFAPAQGEGSRLDALAGLPPAPEGILRIGLVATYARWKGQEVFLEAAARLLQQRPGLPARFYLVGSPLYRTQDSQYSEEELRGRMSHWGLGGHVGLVPFQREPEAVYRALDIFVHASTRREPFGLTIAEALACGRPAIISRASGAAELLTEGVDALTLPSGDTEALARAMRQLAEDPALRERLGQAARRTAVERFSRDRYAREILDIYRSLVSAGDAP; translated from the coding sequence TTGCGCATCCTCTTCCTCAATCCCGTGGGAGTGCTTGGCGGGGCCGAGCGCGCGCTGCTGGATCTGCTCGCGTGCCTGCGCCGGCTCGAGCCCACGCTCTCGTTGCACTTGCTGGCAGGTACCGAGGGCCCCCTCTTGGACGAGGCGCGGGCGCTCGGTGTGGATGCCCGGCTCCTTCCACTTCCCGAGCAGCTCTCCGCGCTGGGCGACAGTGGCCTGCGCGGCCAGGGGGCCCGGGCGTTGTGGGGGCTCGCGAAGGGACTGGCACCGGCGCCCGGGCTGCTCACGGGCTACCTCCGGGAGCTTCGCCGCGAGGTCCGCGCGCTGCGGCCTCAGCTGATCCACTCGAACGGCATCAAGACGCACCTGCTGAGCCCCGCCACCGTGGGCCTGCCCGTGCCGCGCGTCTGGCACATCCATGATTTCATCGGCGAGCGCCCGCTGGTGCGCCAGGCCCTGCGCGGCTTGCGGCCCCTGGCGACGCTGGCCATCGCCAACTCGCGCGCCGTGGGCATGGATGCCCGCGAGGTGCTGGGCTCGGTGCCTGTGCAGGTCGTCTACAACGGAGTGGACGTGGAGCGCTTCGCTCCGGCACAGGGAGAAGGCTCACGGCTGGATGCGCTGGCCGGGCTGCCACCTGCCCCCGAGGGCATCCTGCGCATAGGGCTGGTGGCCACCTATGCACGGTGGAAGGGCCAGGAGGTGTTCCTCGAGGCAGCGGCCCGGTTGCTGCAGCAGCGTCCGGGTTTGCCCGCGCGCTTTTACCTCGTGGGCTCGCCGCTCTACCGTACGCAGGACTCGCAGTACTCCGAGGAGGAGCTGCGAGGACGCATGAGTCACTGGGGACTGGGAGGGCACGTGGGGCTGGTGCCTTTCCAGCGCGAGCCCGAGGCCGTCTACCGGGCGCTCGACATCTTCGTCCACGCGAGCACCCGCCGGGAGCCGTTCGGCCTCACCATCGCGGAGGCGCTGGCCTGCGGGCGGCCGGCGATCATCTCTCGTGCGAGTGGCGCGGCGGAGCTGCTCACCGAGGGCGTGGATGCACTGACGCTGCCCTCGGGAGACACGGAGGCGCTGGCGCGAGCGATGCGCCAACTGGCCGAGGATCCGGCGCTGCGCGAGCGGCTGGGACAGGCGGCACGGCGCACGGCGGTCGAGCGCTTCTCGCGGGACCGCTACGCACGGGAGATCCTGGACATCTATCGCTCGCTCGTGAGCGCCGGGGACGCACCGTGA
- a CDS encoding glycosyltransferase family 4 protein — protein sequence MSTRAPLKLALLMDPIEEGWPSMDLVGESLREELSALPSEVAVTGVRPSMPRLFQRLPSISERVAFNTDRLLTRFGGYPAQALLARGRYDAFHVVDHSYAQLVHALPARRTGVYCHDLDTFRSVIEPHREPRPAWFRLMARTTLLGLQRAAIVFHGTQAVRDELLRHGLVEPERLVWAPPGVSPEFRPEPSPGDTSESVLAPLGGRPYLLHVGSSIPRKRLDVLFEVFAALRTRHPELRLVQQGGALTPAQREQVARLGIGDALLQPPKLNRATLAGLYRRAQAVLVPSEAEGFGLPVIEALACGAPVVASALPVLREVGDTACLYCPVGHVTGWTETIDALLSGRHLPPPRELRLERARHFTWQAHARTVLAAYQQRLQR from the coding sequence ATGAGCACCCGTGCACCGCTGAAGCTCGCGTTGCTGATGGATCCGATCGAGGAGGGTTGGCCCAGCATGGACCTCGTCGGCGAGTCCCTCCGCGAAGAGCTGTCCGCACTGCCCTCGGAAGTGGCGGTGACAGGGGTGCGGCCCTCGATGCCACGCCTCTTTCAGCGGCTGCCCAGCATCAGCGAGCGCGTGGCCTTCAACACGGACCGGCTCCTCACCCGCTTCGGCGGATACCCCGCACAGGCCTTACTGGCCCGTGGCCGGTATGACGCCTTCCATGTGGTGGACCACTCGTACGCGCAGCTCGTCCACGCCCTGCCGGCCCGGCGCACCGGCGTCTACTGCCACGACCTGGACACCTTCCGCTCGGTGATCGAACCCCACCGAGAGCCTCGCCCCGCGTGGTTCCGCCTCATGGCCCGCACGACACTCCTGGGCCTGCAGCGCGCTGCCATCGTCTTCCACGGCACCCAGGCCGTGCGCGACGAGCTCCTGCGCCATGGCCTCGTGGAGCCAGAACGACTCGTGTGGGCACCTCCCGGCGTGTCCCCCGAGTTCCGCCCAGAGCCCTCTCCCGGAGACACGAGCGAGTCCGTCCTCGCGCCCCTCGGCGGCCGGCCGTACCTCCTGCATGTAGGCAGCTCCATTCCTCGCAAGCGCCTGGACGTGCTCTTCGAGGTCTTCGCGGCCTTGCGCACGCGCCACCCGGAGCTGCGGCTCGTTCAGCAAGGTGGCGCGCTCACTCCCGCTCAGCGCGAGCAGGTGGCGCGCCTCGGCATCGGCGATGCGCTGCTGCAGCCTCCCAAGCTGAACCGGGCCACACTCGCGGGGCTCTACCGCCGGGCCCAGGCCGTGCTCGTTCCCAGCGAAGCCGAGGGCTTCGGGCTCCCGGTCATCGAAGCGCTCGCCTGCGGAGCGCCCGTGGTCGCCAGCGCGCTCCCGGTGCTGCGCGAAGTGGGCGACACCGCGTGCCTCTACTGCCCGGTCGGCCACGTCACCGGGTGGACGGAGACGATCGATGCGCTCCTGTCCGGCCGGCACCTGCCTCCCCCTCGTGAGCTGCGCCTCGAGCGTGCCCGGCACTTCACCTGGCAGGCACACGCGCGCACGGTGCTCGCGGCCTACCAACAGCGTCTCCAACGCTGA
- a CDS encoding glycosyltransferase family 4 protein, with the protein MKRARRLVSVSHSYVVTLNRRLANEMARVGAGQWEVTAVAPRFFHGDLSPIQLQREPGEASFVEPVRALFSRSAHVFVYGPALREKLARGVDLVHAWEEPYVFAGAEVALLAPKHVPLVFSTAQNLSKRYPPPFAQLERWVVRRSAGWIAFGETVKQNLLARPGYAERPARYIPMGVDVELFQPDRAAGEDFLRELGWQEQGPPVVGYLGRFVPEKGVELLRRVLERLTTPWRALFVGGGPLEASLRAWAEPHGDKVRIVTGVPHAQVPQVLNAMDVLCAPSQTTPRWKEQFGRMLAEGFACGVPVLTSDSGEIPHTAGDAARVVPETDVAAWTSALAELLESPDRRRELSARGRERAVTRFAWPVVAREHLSFFESVLG; encoded by the coding sequence GTGAAGCGAGCCCGCCGGCTGGTCAGCGTCTCTCACTCGTACGTCGTCACGCTCAACCGGCGGCTGGCCAACGAGATGGCGCGGGTGGGCGCAGGCCAGTGGGAGGTGACGGCGGTGGCGCCGCGCTTCTTCCACGGGGACCTGAGCCCCATTCAGCTTCAGCGCGAGCCGGGAGAGGCCAGCTTCGTGGAGCCGGTGCGCGCCCTCTTCAGCCGCTCGGCGCATGTGTTCGTCTACGGCCCAGCGCTGCGCGAGAAGCTGGCGCGAGGCGTGGACCTGGTCCACGCGTGGGAGGAGCCCTACGTGTTCGCGGGAGCGGAGGTGGCGCTGCTCGCACCGAAGCACGTGCCGCTCGTGTTCTCCACGGCGCAGAACCTGTCCAAGCGCTACCCGCCGCCGTTCGCCCAGCTCGAGCGCTGGGTGGTGCGGCGCTCGGCGGGGTGGATCGCCTTCGGAGAGACGGTGAAGCAGAACCTCCTCGCACGGCCCGGCTATGCCGAGCGCCCGGCGCGCTACATCCCCATGGGCGTGGACGTGGAGCTCTTCCAGCCGGACAGGGCTGCGGGGGAGGACTTCCTCCGGGAGCTCGGGTGGCAGGAGCAGGGCCCACCGGTGGTGGGGTACCTGGGGCGCTTCGTGCCGGAGAAGGGCGTGGAGCTGCTGCGGCGCGTGCTGGAGAGACTCACCACGCCCTGGCGAGCCCTCTTCGTCGGAGGCGGCCCGCTGGAGGCGAGCCTGCGCGCGTGGGCCGAGCCCCACGGTGACAAGGTCCGCATCGTCACGGGGGTGCCACACGCCCAGGTGCCTCAGGTGCTCAACGCCATGGACGTGCTGTGCGCCCCGAGCCAGACGACGCCGCGCTGGAAGGAACAGTTCGGCCGGATGCTCGCGGAGGGGTTCGCATGCGGCGTGCCCGTGCTGACCAGTGACTCTGGAGAGATCCCCCACACCGCAGGCGACGCGGCCCGCGTGGTGCCCGAGACGGATGTGGCGGCATGGACCTCGGCGCTGGCGGAGCTGCTGGAGAGCCCGGACCGCCGCCGCGAGCTGTCCGCACGGGGGCGCGAGCGCGCCGTGACACGGTTCGCGTGGCCCGTGGTGGCGCGCGAGCACCTGAGCTTCTTCGAGTCCGTGCTCGGCTGA
- a CDS encoding prepilin-type N-terminal cleavage/methylation domain-containing protein: MRSRLHSRGFTLIELMIVVSIIGVLASIAIPSFLRFQARARQAEVGTNLKSLYTSMRTLQRMPVADVHATGFTPERGNRYSYHLEDSCSSFEDRRNQHPIIHPHDTCIGADTFKNAAFPDAFTVVNPPSASWNNAPGMSTEAGIFGDDGSWDFLAFAAGDVDNNPADGADTWLVSSTEGEVAAACPSTGGVTVHVTPGEPFNINNDVNCN; the protein is encoded by the coding sequence ATGAGGAGCCGTCTTCACTCGCGCGGATTCACCCTGATCGAGCTCATGATCGTCGTGTCGATCATCGGAGTCCTGGCAAGCATCGCTATTCCGAGTTTCCTGCGCTTCCAGGCGCGCGCCCGTCAGGCCGAGGTGGGCACCAACCTCAAGAGCCTCTACACGAGCATGCGCACCCTGCAGCGCATGCCCGTGGCGGACGTGCACGCCACTGGCTTCACCCCCGAGCGCGGCAACCGCTACAGCTACCACCTCGAGGACTCCTGCAGCTCCTTCGAGGATCGCCGCAACCAGCACCCCATCATTCACCCGCATGACACGTGCATCGGTGCGGACACGTTCAAGAACGCCGCCTTCCCGGATGCGTTCACCGTGGTGAACCCGCCCAGCGCCAGCTGGAACAATGCTCCCGGCATGAGCACAGAGGCGGGCATCTTCGGGGATGATGGGAGCTGGGACTTCCTGGCGTTCGCCGCGGGCGACGTGGACAACAACCCCGCCGATGGCGCGGACACCTGGCTCGTCTCTTCTACCGAGGGAGAGGTGGCCGCCGCCTGCCCGTCCACCGGCGGCGTGACGGTGCACGTCACTCCCGGCGAGCCGTTCAACATCAACAACGACGTGAACTGCAACTAG
- a CDS encoding glycosyltransferase family 4 protein encodes MRILHVYSGNLYGGIETFLRTLARVQGRASELVHEFALCFEGRLSRELREAGAVVHLLGEVRVRRPWTVWRARAELSRLLERGEYAAVVCHAAWPQAIFGPVVRESRVPLVFHQHDALNGRHWLERWARVTRPDLIISNSRFSATTLASVYPEVPYEVRYYPVLPLPPVEPGERERVRAELGAREQEAVILQSCRMEAWKGHRLLLDALGRLKGLPGWVLWVAGGAQRPAEADYLAELEAQATRLGIRERVRFLGQRTDVPRLLRAADLHCQPNLGPEPFGLAFIEALQAGLPVVTTAMGAPLETIDSTCGVLVPPEPEALAEALQGLIQDGERRRQLGAGGPARAEALCAPEVFLRGLASDLGFLGAWARP; translated from the coding sequence ATGCGGATCCTCCACGTCTACAGCGGCAACCTCTATGGAGGCATCGAGACGTTCCTGCGGACGCTCGCCCGCGTTCAGGGCCGTGCCTCGGAGCTGGTGCACGAGTTCGCCCTCTGCTTCGAGGGGCGGCTGAGCCGGGAGCTACGGGAGGCGGGGGCTGTCGTGCACCTGCTCGGGGAGGTGAGGGTGCGCCGCCCGTGGACGGTGTGGCGTGCGCGCGCCGAGCTGTCGCGGCTGCTGGAGCGGGGCGAGTATGCGGCGGTGGTGTGCCACGCGGCCTGGCCGCAGGCGATCTTCGGCCCGGTGGTGCGGGAGAGCCGCGTGCCGCTCGTCTTCCATCAGCACGATGCGCTGAACGGCCGGCACTGGCTGGAGCGGTGGGCTCGCGTCACCCGGCCGGACCTGATCATCTCCAACAGCCGTTTCTCGGCGACCACGCTGGCGAGCGTCTATCCGGAGGTGCCCTACGAGGTGCGTTACTACCCGGTGCTTCCCCTGCCGCCCGTGGAGCCAGGAGAGCGGGAGCGGGTGCGCGCCGAGCTGGGTGCGCGCGAGCAGGAGGCCGTCATCCTGCAGTCATGCCGGATGGAGGCGTGGAAGGGGCACCGCCTGTTGCTGGACGCGCTGGGGCGGTTGAAGGGCCTGCCGGGCTGGGTGCTTTGGGTCGCTGGCGGCGCGCAGCGTCCTGCCGAGGCGGACTATCTGGCGGAGCTGGAGGCGCAGGCCACCCGGTTGGGCATTCGCGAGCGCGTGCGCTTCCTGGGCCAGCGCACGGATGTTCCCCGGCTGCTGCGCGCGGCGGATCTCCACTGCCAGCCCAACCTGGGGCCGGAGCCGTTTGGTTTGGCGTTCATCGAGGCGCTGCAGGCGGGCCTCCCGGTGGTCACCACCGCCATGGGCGCGCCGCTGGAGACGATCGACAGCACGTGTGGCGTGCTGGTTCCTCCGGAGCCGGAGGCCCTCGCCGAGGCGCTCCAGGGATTGATTCAGGACGGCGAGCGGCGGCGCCAGCTGGGCGCGGGCGGCCCCGCACGTGCCGAGGCGCTGTGTGCCCCGGAAGTCTTTCTGCGCGGGCTGGCCAGTGACCTGGGTTTCCTCGGGGCGTGGGCACGTCCATGA